A genomic window from Dermacentor silvarum isolate Dsil-2018 chromosome 9, BIME_Dsil_1.4, whole genome shotgun sequence includes:
- the LOC119464419 gene encoding nucleolar protein 10-like, with the protein MQVSSTNDVKIYNLSAGRSLPEWLSDRKKRMLAKKNAEIRHRIELIQDFEMPIVSTNVAISRDGQYVMATGTYKPRVRCYEVSQLSMKFERCFDSDVVTFDILSDDYTKMVFLHCDRYVEFHAAYGRYHRIRIPKFGRDMAYLPAACELYFGCDGPEVYRLSLDQGRFMNPIMTEAAAVNVCRVNSYHNLVCLGTQEGKVEAFDPRSRSRVGTLECALNSVTLDTEVEGMPSVTALTFKDALTLGVGTATGQILLFDIRSDKPLLVKDHLYGLPVKKIAFHSDADVVMSMDSKVLKLWDRTSGKAFTSVTPGVDLNDLCLVGNSGLFFLANEDKKVLSYYIPSLGPAPRWCSFLDNLTEELEETHQDTVYDDYKFVTQRELENLGLGHLVGTNLLRAYMHGYFLDMRLYHKAKALVQPFAYDEYRKKKIRDTVEAARKNRVESKLKLPTVNKELAKKLQEAAAAEATATSKKAKKAPKTALLEDTRFKAIFENPDFEVDPASEEYRLLNPLVKSLEKRQKKKVDEAELQGNGIMDLLNPVEQNGSSSEEESSDDDRTWTKEVKKQHRMMKHEAKSTAEGPKMYELKSGVELHGVLCGRGENVDTVKKQQKAAQKLTLAQRLDRNSTGAAVGAGGNKMMTFELRKTKVERDREEKVKAHMVERRNARRSAKGLKMSKTGLP; encoded by the coding sequence ATGCAAGTGTCAAGCACAAACGACGTAAAGATTTACAACCTTAGCGCGGGTCGATCCCTGCCAGAATGGCTATCGGACCGCAAGAAGCGCATGCTGGCCAAGAAGAACGCGGAGATCCGGCACCGCATCGAACTCATCCAGGACTTCGAAATGCCAATCGTGAGTACCAATGTTGCCATATCGCGCGACGGCCAGTACGTAATGGCAACTGGTACGTACAAGCCACGCGTTCGCTGCTACGAAGTGTCGCAGCTGTCCATGAAGTTCGAGCGTTGCTTCGACTCCGATGTTGTCACCTTCGACATACTGAGCGATGACTACACAAAGATGGTGTTCCTTCACTGTGACCGTTACGTAGAGTTCCACGCCGCGTACGGGCGCTATCACAGGATCAGAATTCCCAAGTTTGGCCGTGACATGGCCTACCTGCCCGCCGCTTGCGAGCTGTACTTCGGCTGCGACGGACCTGAAGTGTACAGGCTCAGCTTGGACCAAGGTCGTTTCATGAACCCAATCATGACCGAGGCGGCGGCTGTCAACGTGTGTCGCGTCAACAGTTACCACAATCTCGTTTGCCTGGGGACCCAAGAAGGCAAAGTTGAAGCGTTCGATCCCAGATCGAGGTCGCGAGTGGGAACCCTCGAATGTGCTCTCAACAGTGTCACCTTGGACACGGAAGTTGAGGGAATGCCATCGGTGACCGCGCTGACATTCAAGGACGCCTTGACACTCGGCGTCGGCACTGCAACAGGTCAGATCTTGCTGTTTGACATTCGGTCCGACAAGCCATTGCTTGTGAAGGACCACCTGTACGGCTTACCCGTCAAGAAGATCGCCTTCCACTCTGACGCCGATGTTGTGATGAGCATGGACTCGAAGGTGCTTAAGCTGTGGGACCGGACTTCGGGAAAGGCGTTCACCTCAGTCACACCAGGTGTCGACTTGAACGACCTGTGCCTTGTGGGAAACTCTGGGTTGTTTTTTCTGGCGAATGAAGACAAGAAGGTGCTGTCATACTACATCCCGAGCCTCGGGCCCGCGCCACGCTGGTGCTCTTTCCTGGACAACCTGACAGAGGAGCTGGAGGAGACGCACCAGGACACTGTGTATGACGACTACAAATTTGTCACACAGAGGGAGCTGGAGAATCTGGGCTTGGGCCACCTTGTGGGCACAAACCTGCTCCGAGCATACATGCACGGCTACTTCCTGGACATGAGGCTTTACCACAAGGCAAAAGCACTGGTGCAACCCTTTGCATACGATGAGTACCGCAAGAAAAAGATCAGAGACACAGTTGAGGCAGCAAGGAAGAATCGTGTCGAGAGCAAGCTCAAATTGCCAACAGTCAACAAGGAACTGGCAAAGAAACTTCAAGAAGCAGCTGCAGCCGAGGCTACGGCAACTTCAAAGAAGGCTAAGAAGGCTCCAAAGACGGCCCTCTTGGAGGACACGCGGTTCAAAGCAATATTTGAAAACCCAGACTTTGAAGTTGACCCTGCCAGTGAGGAATACAGATTGTTGAACCCACTCGTGAAGAGTCTGGAAAAACGGCAAAAGAAAAAAGTGGATGAAGCCGAGCTGCAAGGCAATGGCATCATGGACTTGCTCAATCCAGTCGAACAGAATGGCAGCTCAAGTGAAGAGGAGAGCTCAGACGATGACAGAACATGGACCAAAGAAGTCAAGAAACAACACCGGATGATGAAGCACGAAGCAAAATCGACAGCAGAGGGTCCTAAGATGTACGAACTGAAGAGTGGCGTTGAACTCCATGGAGTCCTTTGTGGAAGAGGGGAAAATGTAGACACTGTGAAAAAGCAGCAGAAGGCAGCGCAGAAGCTGACGCTTGCTCAGAGATTGGACAGAAATAGCACAGGTGCAGCAGTGGGTGCCGGTGGGAATAAGATGATGACGTTTGAGTTGAGGAAAACAAAAGTTGAGCGAGACAGGGAAGAGAAAGTGAAGGCGCACATGGTTGAGCGGAGAAACGCTAGGCGCTCAGCAAAAGGGTTGAAAATGAGTAAGACGGGACTGCCTTAA